In Arvicola amphibius chromosome 1, mArvAmp1.2, whole genome shotgun sequence, one DNA window encodes the following:
- the LOC121677038 gene encoding LOW QUALITY PROTEIN: zinc finger protein 345-like (The sequence of the model RefSeq protein was modified relative to this genomic sequence to represent the inferred CDS: inserted 3 bases in 2 codons), which translates to MTKNRRHLGKNLRSWQLLTRSKYSQQHWKCTFLLKGSWEGLKGGLGQGTTSLQCSIGLHFHPNISVDRIENEHISECGQFESSFTKNPLLCSQQTTPCAKICNFNECGKDFSYPSLLNRNIGTAIWEVERMFNETTQTVSLSCIRNNYQDSSVGEKTYECIETHNNFNYGSSHSKHIPFPENLHKGNKCGKVVHQGSEDLQSSHLQDEAYKSKECVPTSSQNLNLTEHQKIHSTEKPYKCKECGKAFSSCSYLSVHQRIHSGEKPFGCKECGKTFNTRSNLRQHXRVHTGEKPYKCQDCGQAVNQCSHLIQHQRVYAGECGKSFIXRQRHAIHAGAKPYKCKERGKTFVHISNLTQHQNVHTGEKPYKCKECGKAFTRDLSLKRHRVVHTGEKPYECKECGKAFTQSSNLRRHHRVHSGEKPYQCKECGKTFTANSSLREHHRVHTGEKPYKCAQCSKAFSRCSHLTVHQRIHTGEKPYTCQACGKAFSRCSILRHHNRIHTREKCS; encoded by the exons ATGACCAAGAACAGAAGACACCTCGGGAAAAACCTCAGGTCATGGCAGTTACTCACCAGGAGCAAGTATTCTCAGCAACACTGGAAATGCACCTTTCTTCTGAAAGGAAGCTGGGAGGGTCTGAAGGGAGGCCTAGGTCAGGGCACGACTAGTTTACAGTGTAGCATTGGGTTACACTTTCATCCAAACATTTCTGTAGATAGAATAGAAAATGAGCATATTTCTGAATGTGGCCAGTTTGAGAGTTCTTTTACAAAAAATCCATTACTTTGCAGTCAACAAACAACTCCTTGTGccaaaatatgtaattttaatgaaTGTGGGAAGGATTTTTCTTATCCATCATTATTAAATCGAAATATAGGCACAGCTATCTGGGAAGTGGAGAGAATGTTTAATGAGACCACACAGACTGTTAGCCTGAGCTGCATCAGAAATAATTACCAGGATTCTTCTGTCGGAGAGAAAACTTATGAGTGCATTGAAACCCATAACAACTTTAATTATGGCTCAAGTCATAGTAAACACATTCCTTTTCCAGAGAATCTTCACAAAGGTAACAAATGTGGGAAAGTCGTTCATCAGGGCTCAGAGGATCTTCAGAGCTCGCATCTCCAAGATGAGGCTTACAAATCCAAAGAATGCGTCCCGACTTCTAGTCAAAACTTAAATCTTACAGAACACCAGAAAATTCatagtacagagaaaccctacaaatgtaaagaatgtggtaaGGCCTTTAGCAGTTGTTCATATCTTAGTGTGCACCAGAGAATTCATAGCGGAGAGAAACCCTTTGGATGTAAAGAATGTGGCAAAACCTTTAACACAAGGTCAAACCTCAGACAGCA CagagttcatactggagagaaaccttacaaatgtcaAGATTGTGGCCAAGCTGTTAATCAATGCTCACATCTTATTCAACACCAGAGAGTTTATGCCGGAGAATGTGGTAAATCCTTTA TTCGACAGCGTCATGCCATTCATGCTGGAGCAAAGCCCTACAAGTGTAAGGAGCGTGGCAAAACCTTTGTTCATATTTCAAATCTTACTCAGCACCAAAatgttcacactggagagaagccctacaaGTGTAAAGAGTGTGGCAAAGCCTTTACCAGGGATTTAAGCCTGAAACGACATCGTGtagttcatactggagagaagccctacgaGTGTAAAGAGTGTGGCAAAGCTTTCACCCAAAGTTCGAATCTCAGAAGACATCACAGAGTTCAtagtggagagaaaccctacCAATGTAAGGAGTGCGGCAAAACCTTTACCGCGAACTCAAGTCTTAGAGAGCATCacagagttcacactggagagaagccctacaaGTGTGCACAGTGCAGCAAAGCCTTCAGCCGTTGTTCACACCTCACTGTACACCagagaattcacactggagagaaaccctacacaTGCCAAGCCTGCGGCAAAGCCTTTTCCAGATGTTCAATCCTTAGGCATCATAACAGAATTCATACCAGAGAGAAGTGCTCCTAA